AAGTAAGGATGGTCATCATGTCGGGATATAGTAAAGAATATGAGATCTTTTATTTCCAGGTGGATCAGTTTGGGGAAGCTTCGGTAATAACTATATTGGACTTTCTTGAAGATTGTGCTATAGCTCATTCCGAGGCCGTAGGACTAGGGATCGAATCCCTCCTGGAGCAAAGAACCTGCTGGGTGCTTAATCGTTGGCGGTTGGAGATGGAGCGCTATCCCCGTTTAGGGGAAAAGGTCACCATAGAGACTCTTAATATAGGGTTTGAACGGTTTTATGGCGAAAGGGTGTTTACAATCAGAGATTCCCAAGGGAATATCATAGGCAAAGCCGGTTCCCTGTGGATTTACTTAAATATTGATAAAAGGCGCCCCACCCGGATCCCACTCCAATTTGCTGATCAATATGGGGTGCCGGAGAGCTATGAAGGGAAAGAGCCTTTTGAGGATTTGCCGGAAATCACGGATATCCACACGGAGATAAGGTTTCATGTCCGAAGAAGCGATATTGATACCAATGGCCATGTCAACAATACACGGTATGTCGAGTGGATGCTGGAAGGGATATCTGAAGAGTCTCTAAAAGATTACAGGCTGCGCCGGCTGGAAGTGATCTATAAGAAAGAAACCCCATATGGTACGGACATACTGTCCCAAGGCCAAGGAGCCAAGGATGCCGGACTCGAATATCTGCATCGCGTTCTTGATCAGTCAGGAGAGAGGGAGCTGGCCTGCGGCAGAACGGTCTGGACAAAGCGTTAATTCGGAAGTTTTATAATTCAAAAGATTGATT
This genomic window from Desulfitobacterium chlororespirans DSM 11544 contains:
- a CDS encoding acyl-[acyl-carrier-protein] thioesterase; this translates as MSGYSKEYEIFYFQVDQFGEASVITILDFLEDCAIAHSEAVGLGIESLLEQRTCWVLNRWRLEMERYPRLGEKVTIETLNIGFERFYGERVFTIRDSQGNIIGKAGSLWIYLNIDKRRPTRIPLQFADQYGVPESYEGKEPFEDLPEITDIHTEIRFHVRRSDIDTNGHVNNTRYVEWMLEGISEESLKDYRLRRLEVIYKKETPYGTDILSQGQGAKDAGLEYLHRVLDQSGERELACGRTVWTKR